One segment of Manihot esculenta cultivar AM560-2 chromosome 4, M.esculenta_v8, whole genome shotgun sequence DNA contains the following:
- the LOC110612718 gene encoding protein LURP-one-related 3, with product MAKVHPRAPVSSAPCYFTSKQETFTIWMKSLVLSGNGCTVFDSNGHVVYRVDNYNCKSGNQVLLMDSRGKVLFTILRKKLKLLGCWEGYRTFGDEFEERKLGFQVRKSFRLLRGGSPCRAVVWLDQNQTLQYKIQSWTRSSTCKIIDKSGELIAEVKRKESKSGVVLGEDVLTMVVEPCMDHCLIMGLVVVYNLIKCKI from the exons ATGGCAAAGGTTCACCCACGAGCACCTGTTTCTTCAGCTCCCTGTTACTTCACTTCTAAACAAGAAACTTTCACTATATGGATGAAGTCTCTGGTTCTGAGTGGCAATGGCTGCACCGTTTTCGATTCAAACGGCCATGTCGTTTACCGTGTCGATAACTACAACTGCAAGTCTGGAAATCAAGTTCTTCTGATGGACTCCAGGGGCAAGGTCCTCTTCACCATCTTGCGCAAG AAATTGAAGTTGCTGGGTTGTTGGGAAGGCTACAGAACCTTTGGTGATGAATTTGAGGAGAGAAAACTAGGTTTTCAAGTAAGAAAAAGCTTCAGGCTTTTAAGAGGAGGGTCACCATGCAGGGCTGTTGTGTGGTTAGACCAGAATCAGACTTTGCAATACAAGATTCAAAGCTGGACTCGCAGCTCAACATGCAAGATAATAGACAAGTCTGGAGAACTCATAGCAGAG gTGAAGAGAAAGGAATCGAAGAGTGGAGTTGTGTTAGGTGAAGATGTTTTAACAATGGTGGTGGAGCCATGCATGGATCATTGTCTCATCATGGGACTTGTTGTCGTCTATAATCTCATCAAATGTAAAATCTGA
- the LOC122721194 gene encoding FCS-Like Zinc finger 17-like, whose amino-acid sequence MLRNFKNPFAMLAGFSQDSKSTCATSKERVMVVGLQTLVHISSSEAKSKSNVVLKSSMKKVNHRHLPAAASSSATTIESYCYLKSCYLCNKKLRLDSDIYMYRGDQGFCSIECRNRRIVLDEMKELEISTKQMRKSYRHCSASGRHETRRLLEDLRQRRNPVSHQNHWAIVS is encoded by the exons ATGTTAAGAAATTTCAAGAATCCCTTTGCCATGCTTGCAGGTTTCTCTCAGGATTCCAAATCAACGTGTGCAACTTCAAAGGAGAGAGTAATGGTTGTTGGGCTGCAAACTCTAGTTCATATATCATCATCAGAAGCAAAATCCAAATCTAATGTGGTTTTAAAATCTTCGATGAAAAAGGTAAATCATCGTCACCTTCCAGCGGCTGCTTCTTCTTCAGCCACCACCATTGAATCTTATTGCTACCTCAAATCTTGTTACTTATGCAACAAGAAGTTGAGACTAGACAGCGACATCTACATGTATAG GGGAGATCAAGGCTTTTGCAGCATAGAATGCAGAAACAGACGGATTGTTTTGGATGAAATGAAAGAACTAGAAATATCTACCAAGCAAATGAGAAAATCTTACAGGCACTGCAGCGCTTCTGGCCGCCACGAGACTCGCCGACTCCTGGAGGATCTTCGCCAGAGACGTAACCCAGTTTCTCATCAAAATCACTGGGCAATAGTTTCATAG